One Persicobacter psychrovividus DNA window includes the following coding sequences:
- the secA gene encoding preprotein translocase subunit SecA, producing the protein MLDKITKGFAKLFGTKSDRDIKVILPIVKQINEEFDKLSSITDDDLRKASAGLMAQIQEELKHLDQEIEALKSKADATETDVFEKEALYAKIDKLDDQRNEELEVVLNNILPQAFAIMKETARRLKDQKELRVSANVHDRTISAKSDCVSIEGETAVWHNSWTAGGHLLTWEMVHYDVQLIGGVVLHQGKIGEMATGEGKTLVATLPAFLNALARRGVHVVTVNDYLAKRDSEWMAPLFQFHGLDIDCIDKWPANSEERRNAYRADITYGTNNEFGFDYLRDNMARGTDELVQRKHHYAMVDEVDSVLIDDARTPLIISGPVPKGDQHEFHMLKPRIESLVGDQKKLAQGFLTDAKRLISEDPKSDEGGTALFRAYRAFPKYKPLIKYLSEDGIRQILQKTENYYMADNNREMPKADEPLLFVIDEKQNSVDLTEKGIDHITGKGEDPQFFILPDIGVEIANLENDEAVSDEDKIVKKEQLLQDYAVKAERIHSVNQLLKAYSLFEKDTEYILDDGKVKIVDEQTGRVMDGRRYSDGLHQALEAKENVKVEDATQTYATITLQNYFRMYHKLGGMTGTAETEAGELWDIYELDVVVIPTNRPIQRQDHEDKVFKTIREKFRAVAEEVIQLREAGRPVLVGTTSVDMSELLSRMLSMQQIPHQVLNAKQHSREAEVVAQAGQPGMVTIATNMAGRGTDIKLTPESKAAGGLAIIGTERHESRRVDRQLRGRAGRQGDVGSSQFFVSLEDSLMRMFGSERIAKVMDRMGLEEGEVIQHSMITKSIERAQRKVEENNFGIRKRLLEYDDVMNQQREVIYDRRRNALFGERLSIDIMNQLYDVVETIVIAYKESLDLDGFKLEVLNTLGVDYHIAEDKFNASSVDDIANELFDEAYDQYKKKNEIIGERAMPVLEHVNAERGAMVENIMVPFTDGKKQLGIVTNLSKNIEDRGKTLMTDMEKSAALAIIDNKWKEHLREMDDLKQSVQNAAYEQKDPLMIYKFEAFELFKKFLSEVNNEAISFLMKASIPIAEPEKVQEAREERPKQEYNTSKAETGSALSQDTPRPEAPEAPKEKTMPIRKEVTHGRNDLVSVRYNDGSVKENVKFKKVENDLAANKCVLID; encoded by the coding sequence ATGTTAGATAAAATAACCAAAGGCTTTGCCAAGCTGTTCGGAACCAAATCCGATCGAGACATTAAGGTAATCTTGCCGATCGTTAAGCAAATTAACGAAGAATTCGATAAACTGAGCTCCATCACTGACGATGACTTGCGTAAGGCATCAGCGGGTTTAATGGCGCAAATTCAAGAGGAACTCAAACACCTCGATCAGGAAATCGAAGCGTTGAAATCAAAAGCAGATGCTACGGAAACAGACGTTTTTGAAAAAGAAGCACTGTACGCTAAAATTGATAAGTTGGATGACCAACGCAATGAAGAACTTGAGGTGGTACTGAACAACATCCTCCCTCAGGCCTTTGCGATCATGAAAGAAACGGCGCGCCGTTTGAAAGATCAAAAAGAACTGCGCGTTTCCGCCAATGTTCATGACAGAACGATTTCAGCAAAAAGCGACTGCGTTTCCATTGAAGGGGAAACGGCGGTTTGGCATAACTCCTGGACTGCCGGAGGGCATTTGCTAACATGGGAAATGGTACATTACGATGTGCAGTTGATTGGTGGTGTGGTCCTTCACCAAGGTAAAATCGGTGAGATGGCTACCGGTGAAGGTAAAACGTTGGTGGCAACACTTCCAGCCTTCCTGAATGCTTTGGCTCGCCGTGGTGTTCACGTGGTAACGGTCAATGATTATTTGGCTAAACGTGACTCCGAATGGATGGCGCCTTTGTTCCAGTTCCACGGATTGGACATCGACTGTATCGATAAGTGGCCGGCAAACTCTGAGGAGCGCCGTAACGCCTACCGTGCAGACATCACTTACGGTACCAACAACGAATTCGGTTTTGATTACCTTCGTGACAATATGGCACGTGGAACCGATGAGCTGGTACAGCGCAAGCACCACTATGCCATGGTCGATGAGGTCGATTCGGTATTGATTGATGATGCCCGTACCCCATTGATTATCTCGGGTCCTGTACCTAAAGGCGATCAGCATGAATTCCATATGCTGAAGCCAAGAATTGAGTCGCTGGTAGGAGACCAGAAGAAATTGGCGCAAGGGTTCCTGACCGACGCCAAACGTTTGATTTCCGAAGACCCTAAAAGTGATGAGGGAGGAACAGCCCTGTTCCGTGCTTACCGCGCATTCCCGAAATACAAACCATTGATTAAATATTTGTCTGAGGACGGTATTCGCCAGATCCTGCAAAAGACAGAAAACTATTATATGGCGGACAACAACCGCGAAATGCCGAAGGCAGATGAGCCATTGTTGTTTGTAATTGATGAAAAACAAAACTCGGTAGACCTTACAGAAAAAGGGATCGACCATATTACGGGTAAAGGTGAGGATCCTCAATTCTTTATCTTGCCAGATATTGGGGTGGAAATTGCCAACCTCGAAAACGACGAGGCGGTTTCTGATGAAGATAAAATCGTTAAGAAAGAGCAGCTGTTACAGGATTACGCCGTAAAAGCAGAACGTATTCACTCGGTGAATCAGCTTTTGAAAGCGTACTCATTGTTCGAAAAAGATACGGAGTATATCCTTGACGACGGTAAAGTGAAAATCGTCGATGAGCAAACAGGTCGTGTAATGGACGGGCGCCGTTACTCTGATGGTTTGCACCAGGCACTGGAAGCCAAAGAAAATGTGAAGGTAGAAGATGCCACACAAACTTATGCTACCATTACGCTTCAGAACTACTTCCGTATGTACCACAAATTAGGTGGTATGACGGGTACCGCAGAGACGGAAGCAGGCGAGCTTTGGGATATCTATGAATTGGATGTAGTGGTTATTCCTACCAACCGCCCAATTCAGCGTCAGGATCACGAAGATAAAGTCTTCAAAACAATCCGTGAGAAATTCCGCGCAGTAGCCGAAGAGGTGATTCAGTTGCGTGAAGCTGGCCGTCCAGTATTGGTCGGTACAACATCAGTAGATATGTCGGAATTACTGTCGCGTATGCTGAGTATGCAACAAATTCCTCATCAGGTACTGAATGCCAAGCAGCACTCGCGTGAAGCAGAGGTTGTAGCACAGGCAGGGCAGCCAGGAATGGTAACCATCGCTACCAACATGGCAGGTCGTGGTACGGATATTAAACTTACCCCTGAGTCGAAAGCAGCAGGTGGTTTGGCCATTATCGGTACTGAACGCCATGAGTCACGTCGTGTCGATCGCCAGTTGCGTGGTCGTGCAGGTCGTCAGGGAGATGTCGGTTCTTCGCAGTTCTTTGTATCTCTTGAAGATAGCCTGATGCGTATGTTCGGTTCTGAGCGTATCGCCAAGGTAATGGACCGTATGGGCTTGGAAGAGGGCGAAGTAATTCAGCACTCTATGATTACCAAGTCTATCGAACGTGCACAGCGCAAGGTGGAAGAAAACAACTTCGGTATTCGTAAGCGTTTGCTGGAATATGATGATGTGATGAACCAGCAACGTGAAGTAATCTACGATCGTCGTCGCAATGCCCTATTCGGTGAGCGTTTGTCGATCGATATCATGAACCAGCTTTATGATGTGGTAGAAACGATCGTGATTGCTTACAAAGAGTCGTTGGATTTGGATGGCTTCAAATTGGAGGTACTGAACACTTTGGGTGTGGATTACCATATTGCTGAAGACAAATTCAATGCAAGCTCTGTGGATGATATCGCCAATGAGCTGTTTGATGAGGCTTACGATCAGTATAAAAAGAAAAATGAAATCATCGGTGAGCGTGCAATGCCTGTATTGGAGCATGTAAATGCGGAACGTGGCGCGATGGTTGAAAATATCATGGTACCATTCACGGATGGTAAAAAGCAACTCGGCATTGTAACCAACTTGTCGAAAAATATCGAAGATCGTGGTAAAACATTGATGACCGATATGGAGAAAAGTGCTGCTTTGGCCATTATCGATAACAAGTGGAAAGAACACTTGCGTGAGATGGATGACCTGAAGCAATCGGTACAGAATGCCGCTTATGAGCAAAAAGATCCTTTGATGATCTACAAGTTTGAAGCTTTTGAACTATTCAAGAAGTTCCTTTCTGAAGTAAACAACGAAGCGATCTCATTCTTGATGAAAGCCTCTATTCCAATTGCTGAGCCAGAAAAGGTGCAGGAAGCGAGAGAAGAGCGCCCAAAGCAAGAATATAACACTTCTAAAGCGGAAACAGGTTCTGCTTTGAGCCAGGACACCCCTCGCCCTGAGGCTCCTGAAGCACCAAAGGAGAAAACAATGCCGATCCGTAAAGAGGTTACGCATGGCCGAAACGATTTGGTATCGGTACGTTACAATGACGGTTCTGTAAAAGAGAATGTAAAATTCAAGAAGGTAGAAAACGATTTGGCAGCCAACAAATGTGTGTTGATTGACTAA
- the dapF gene encoding diaminopimelate epimerase, producing MTTVDFYKYQGTGNDFVMVDNRQQVIDPNDIPSVQRLCDRKFGIGADGLILIQEHPDYDFEMVYFNSDGSKSLCGNGSRCAVRFAEFLGIVSKSTHFLTIDGGLYAEITPAVIRLKMPDVTTTERIGEDFFINTGSPHYVQFVDKVEATEVFDAGRAIRYNERFKAEGTNVNFVQQLEAQSIFVRTYERGVEDETLSCGTGVTACALACSLNEMESPVKIKTLGGLLEVSFEKNSSEGFQNIFLTGPAEQVFSGKINI from the coding sequence ATGACAACAGTAGATTTTTATAAATATCAGGGAACAGGTAATGACTTTGTGATGGTGGATAATCGCCAGCAAGTGATCGACCCCAATGATATCCCTTCTGTTCAGCGGTTGTGCGACCGCAAGTTTGGCATTGGTGCCGACGGATTGATCCTGATTCAGGAGCACCCTGATTATGACTTCGAAATGGTCTATTTCAATTCAGACGGAAGTAAAAGCCTTTGTGGCAACGGAAGCCGTTGCGCTGTTCGCTTTGCTGAATTTTTGGGTATCGTGAGCAAAAGTACCCACTTTCTGACCATCGATGGCGGACTGTACGCTGAAATTACGCCAGCCGTGATTCGCCTGAAAATGCCAGATGTTACAACAACAGAACGTATCGGTGAGGATTTCTTCATCAATACAGGCTCTCCGCATTATGTGCAGTTTGTCGATAAAGTGGAGGCCACAGAGGTTTTCGATGCCGGCCGTGCTATTCGTTATAATGAGCGTTTTAAGGCGGAAGGTACAAACGTTAATTTTGTGCAACAGCTTGAAGCACAGTCCATCTTTGTTCGTACCTACGAAAGGGGGGTAGAAGATGAAACCCTCTCTTGTGGAACAGGAGTTACCGCCTGTGCACTTGCCTGCTCACTCAATGAGATGGAAAGCCCCGTAAAAATTAAAACCCTTGGAGGGCTGTTGGAGGTTAGTTTTGAGAAAAACAGCTCGGAAGGCTTCCAGAATATCTTCCTGACAGGCCCTGCAGAGCAGGTCTTCAGTGGAAAAATAAATATATAA
- a CDS encoding DNA alkylation repair protein has protein sequence MKNHDAIEEYFMPFRSGLIALADPVQAEKMAKYMQGHFEFYGLPSPVRKALQKQFLLEAGFPKPEDDAAILTYLWQQPEREWQYFGLDMMLRMKKRWAAGFIDQLYWMITHKSWWDTVDHLASHGLGAQWSRFPEQQKQQLPQWVEDSNLWVRRATILFQLKYKKAIDLDLQADILRKNLGSSSFFINKAIGWSLREISKTNHEWVLQFIEQTPGLSPLSKREALKWWNKHN, from the coding sequence ATGAAAAACCATGACGCAATAGAAGAGTACTTTATGCCATTTCGGTCGGGATTAATCGCTTTGGCAGATCCGGTACAGGCCGAAAAAATGGCCAAGTATATGCAGGGGCATTTTGAGTTTTACGGATTGCCCTCGCCTGTGCGGAAAGCTTTGCAAAAGCAATTTTTGCTGGAGGCCGGTTTTCCCAAGCCCGAAGACGACGCTGCGATACTGACCTACCTTTGGCAACAACCGGAAAGAGAATGGCAGTATTTTGGTTTGGATATGATGCTGCGGATGAAAAAGCGGTGGGCGGCCGGATTTATCGATCAACTTTATTGGATGATTACCCATAAGTCGTGGTGGGACACCGTAGACCATCTGGCATCACATGGGTTGGGCGCGCAATGGAGCCGTTTTCCTGAACAGCAAAAACAGCAGCTGCCACAGTGGGTTGAGGATTCCAACCTTTGGGTCAGGCGGGCCACCATCCTGTTTCAGCTGAAATACAAAAAGGCCATCGACCTGGACTTGCAGGCCGATATCCTGCGCAAAAACCTGGGCAGTAGCTCATTCTTTATTAATAAAGCAATAGGCTGGTCGTTGCGGGAAATTTCAAAAACAAATCACGAATGGGTGCTTCAATTTATAGAACAAACACCAGGCTTATCGCCTTTGTCTAAAAGAGAAGCCCTGAAGTGGTGGAATAAACATAACTGA